One genomic window of Aethina tumida isolate Nest 87 chromosome 3, icAetTumi1.1, whole genome shotgun sequence includes the following:
- the LOC109608598 gene encoding cytosolic purine 5'-nucleotidase isoform X1, with the protein MPEVSQDAFELANPLKVARNNTMMRARANSHGKDRLQFPFTSGIQNADMLSDKRELAHRIFVNRSLHLENIKFYGFDMDYTLAEYKSPEYEKLGFDLIKEHMISIGYPHEIVEFEYDPNFAIRGLWFDSQYGNLLKVDAYGNILIAVHGFEFIKHSQVYEMYPNKFLQLDESRVYVLNTLFNLPETYMLACLVDFFTNSPQYTKTETGVKLGELFMSYKSIFQDVRNAVDTVHLNGALKNATTQNLEKYVKKDERLPMFLARLRESGAKTFLLTNSEFSFTNKIMTYLFDFPHGPKTTDPHRDWKTYFDIIVVDARKPLFFSEGTILRQVDIETGSLRLGIHTGPLQQGQIYSGGSCDVFTKLIGAKGKDVLYVGDHIFGDILKSKKIRGWRTFLIVPELVRELHVWTDKCQLFNELQNLDVKLGEMYKNLDSSTKEKPDISNIRASIRDVTHKMDMSYGMMGSLFRSGSRQTFFSSQVVRYADLYAATHLNLLYYPFSYMFRAPAMLLPHESTVAHEQRYIAEWGCFDSSNDNDGNEQRRTTVHKPLERSSSQIPHVRPETPQQVTHNHDEDFSDEDSDERHRKAAALVNKV; encoded by the exons ATGCCAGAAGTTTCTCAGGACGCTTTCGAGTTGGCGAATCCCTTGAAGGTTGCTAGGAACAATACCATGATGCGGGCGAGGGCGAATTCTCATGGAAAAGACAGACTTCAGTTTCCTTTCACTTCAGGCATTCAGAATGCCGATATGTTGTCCGACAAGAGGGAACTCGCTCATAG aatTTTTGTCAACAGAAGTCTCCACTTGGAGAACATCAAGTTCTATGGCTTCGACATGGATTACACGTTGGCGG AGTACAAATCTCCCGAATACGAGAAACTGGGATTCGATCTCATCAAAGAGCACATGATTTCCATCGGTTATCCACACGAGATTGTGGAGTTCGAGTATGATCCCAACTTTGCCATCAG AGGTTTGTGGTTTGACAGTCAGTATGGCAATCTGTTGAAAGTGGACGCATACGGTAACATTTTGATCGCAGTCCACGGCTTCGAATTCATCAAACA TTCGCAGGTGTACGAAATGTATCCGAACAAGTTCCTGCAACTGGATGAGTCGCGTGTCTACGTCTTGAACACGCTCTTCAATTTGCCCGAAACTTACATGTTGGCTTGTCTGGTCGACTTCTTCACCAACTCGCCGCAATACACGAAAACCGAAACCGGTGTGAAACTGGGCGAACTGTTCATGTCTTACAAATCGATCTTTCAAGACGTGAGGAATGCTGTGGACACTGTTCACTTGAACGGTGCCCTGAAAAACGCCACCactcaaaatttggaaaagTACGTAAAAAAGGACGAACGACTGCCCATGTTCCTGGCGAGGTTGAGGGAAAGTGGAGCGAAGACTTTTCTGCTCACCAACAGTGAGTTTTCCTTCACTAACAAGATAATGACGTATCTGTTTGATTTCCCACATGGTCCCAAGACTACAGATCCACACAGAGATTGGAAAACCTACTTCGACATCATCGTCGTGGATGCCAGGAAGCCGCTGTTTTTCAGCGAAGGGACGATCCTGCGTCAGGTGGACATCGAAACTGGTTCGTTACGTTTGGGAATCCACACCGGACCGCTCCAACAAGGCCAGATTTATTCGGGCGGTTCGTGCGACGTTTTTACCAAATTGATCGGAGCCAAGGGCAAAGATGTTTTATATGTGGGTGATCACATTTTCGGCGACATCTTGAAAAGCAAAAAAATCCGAGGTTGGAGAACATTTTTGATTGTACCAGAGTTGGTCAGGGAATTACACGTCTGGACAGACAAGTGTCAGCTCTTCAATGAACTGCAGAACTTGGACGTTAAGCTTGGAGAGATGTACAA GAACTTGGACAGCAGTACAAAGGAGAAACCAGacatttcaaatattcgaGCGTCAATTAGAGATGTTACTCACAAAATGGACATGTCCTACGGCATGATGGGCAGTTTGTTCCGTTCCGGATCTCGACAAACGTTCTTTTCTTCGCAGGTGGTGAGGTACGCAGATCTATATGCGGCAACACATCTCAACTTGTTGTACTATCCGTTTTCGTACATGTTTCGAGCTCCCGCCATGCTTTTGCCCCACGAATCGACGGTGGCCCACGAACAACGTTACATTGCTGAATGGGGCTGTTTCGACAGCAGTAATGACAACGATGGAAACGAACAACGCAGAACAACGGTACacaaa CCCTTGGAGAGAAGCTCCAGTCAAATTCCACACGTGCGACCGGAAACTCCTCAGCAAGTTACTCATAACCACGACGAAGATTTTTCGGATGAAGACAGCGACGAGAGGCACAGAAAAGCAGCAGCATTAGTTAACAAAGTGTGA